In Pseudoroseomonas cervicalis, the DNA window CGCCATGGCCGCACCCAGCTGGGGCACCGGGCTGTGGCTGGCGCTGCTGTTCGCCATCGGCTCGGTGGTGATGCGCGGCGCGGGCTGCGTGGTGAACGACCTCTGGGACCGCGACCTGGACCGGCAGGTGACGCGCACGGCGGGGCGGCCGCTGGCCTCGGGCGCGGTGCGGCCGCGCCAGGCGCTGGCCTTCCTGGCGCTGCTGCTGGCGATCGGCCTAGCCATCCTGCTGCAGCTGAACCCGTTCTGCTGGCTGCTCGGCGTGGTGTCGCTGGTGCCCGTGGCGCTGTATCCGCTGGCCAAGCGGGTCACCGATTTCCCGCAGGCGGTGCTGGGGCTGACCTTCTCCTGGGCGGCGCCGATGGGCTATGCGGCGGCGACCGGCCGGCTGGATGCGCCGGGGCTGCTGCTCTACGCCGCGGCCTTCCTGTGGATCCTCGGCTACGACACGATCTACGCCCATCAGGACCGCGAGGATG includes these proteins:
- the ubiA gene encoding 4-hydroxybenzoate octaprenyltransferase gives rise to the protein MDMAHSGEANGRVIPHTDIRALGWVAQLPPGARPYALLMRLDRPIGSWLLFLPGLWAFAMAAPSWGTGLWLALLFAIGSVVMRGAGCVVNDLWDRDLDRQVTRTAGRPLASGAVRPRQALAFLALLLAIGLAILLQLNPFCWLLGVVSLVPVALYPLAKRVTDFPQAVLGLTFSWAAPMGYAAATGRLDAPGLLLYAAAFLWILGYDTIYAHQDREDDALVGIRSTARFFAERTRTALIVFYGGMLALLLAAGAMAGMGWLFYPALLPAALLLLRQIRALDIHDPALCLALFRSNREAGLLVALAFLAGRL